Genomic window (Fusobacterium perfoetens):
AAAGCTGAAGATAATATTTTTCATCAGATGTTTTACTGAACAGTACATTTTCTTTTAACATCGCTTTTCTCCTTTTTTTACACTCTGTTCCATAACACTTTTAACAGTGTTTTATTGACCAATTTATTTTTATACTCTAAAATCTTATAATGTGATTATTAATTGAACTATTTTATATTATATCACACATAAAAATAAAATAAAAATCAGTTTTGCTAAAAACTATTTTTATCACACAATACATCAGGAGGACTCAATACATGACTAGTGTTAAACCAAGTTTTAAAGGACTTATTCCTTTTATTGTTTTTATTCTTGTATATCTTGGAGCCGGGATATTCTTTGAAATAAGAGGTGTAGAAATGGCTTTCTATCAACTTCCTTCACCGGTTGCCATAATGTGCGGTGTAATTGCAGCTTTTCTTCTTTTCAAAGGTACTATAACTGAAAAATTTGAAACTTTTATAAGCGGATGCGGACATTCTGATATTATAATTATGTGTATTATATATCTTCTTGCTGGTGCATTTGCTGGAGTTTCAAAAGCTATGGGAGGAGTGGAATCTACGGCTAACCTTGGACTTACTTTTATACCACCACAATATATAACTGCAGGAATATTTATTATTACAAGTTTTATTTCTACAGCTACAGGAACATCAGTAGGTGCCATTGTTGCTATTGCTCCAATAGCTCTTGAACTTTCTTCAAAAGCTAATGTTCCCCTTGCAATAATCTTATCAGCTGTAATGAGCGGATCTATGTTTGGGGATGACCTTTCTATGATTTCAGATACAACTATAGCTGCTACAAGAACTCAGGGATGTCTTATGAAAGACAAATTTAAGGCAAATATAAGTATTGCAATTCCAGCTGCTCTTGCTGCTCTTGCTCTTTTCCTTGTATTTGGAAAACCTGAAACTATTGTTGCTGCACAATATTATGACTACAATATTATAAAAATTCTTCCATATATTTTTGTTCTTGTACTTTCTCTTGCAGGAATAAATGTATTTATAGTTCTTACAGGAGGAATTATTTTCTCTGGTATAATTGGAATAATGACTGATTCTTTTACTTTTATACAATTTACAAAAGAAATTTATACAGGATTTGTAAATATGAATGAAATATTCATCCTTTCTCTTCTTACTGGAGGTCTTGCAACTATGGTTACAAAAGCTGGAGGAGTAGAATGGATTCTGCATAAAATTCAAAAAATGATAACAGGAAAAAAATCAGCACAATTTGGAATAGGTATCCTTGTTGCTCTTACTGACTTTGCTGTTGCAAATAATACTGTTGCTATTATCATCAACGGTTCTATTGCTAAAAAAATATCAGAAGAACACAAACTTGATAACAGAAGAATAGCAGGTATTCTTGGAATATTCTCATGTATTGCTCAAGGAATTATACCTTATGGAGCTCAGATGCTTATCCTTATAGGATTTACAAAAGGAGCTGTAACACCTTTTGAAGTAATTCCACTTCTTTGGTATCAACAAATTCTTTTAGTACTTA
Coding sequences:
- a CDS encoding Na+/H+ antiporter NhaC family protein, with product MTSVKPSFKGLIPFIVFILVYLGAGIFFEIRGVEMAFYQLPSPVAIMCGVIAAFLLFKGTITEKFETFISGCGHSDIIIMCIIYLLAGAFAGVSKAMGGVESTANLGLTFIPPQYITAGIFIITSFISTATGTSVGAIVAIAPIALELSSKANVPLAIILSAVMSGSMFGDDLSMISDTTIAATRTQGCLMKDKFKANISIAIPAALAALALFLVFGKPETIVAAQYYDYNIIKILPYIFVLVLSLAGINVFIVLTGGIIFSGIIGIMTDSFTFIQFTKEIYTGFVNMNEIFILSLLTGGLATMVTKAGGVEWILHKIQKMITGKKSAQFGIGILVALTDFAVANNTVAIIINGSIAKKISEEHKLDNRRIAGILGIFSCIAQGIIPYGAQMLILIGFTKGAVTPFEVIPLLWYQQILLVLTCISVFIPFYKRFLPDESNKKQEDEIFENNSLFEMEREVAE